A window of Lysobacterales bacterium genomic DNA:
GTGGACACCCGCGCCAGCTGCTTGAAGGGCTCATCGAGTTCGCGCTCCCAGAGCATCTGCCCCTGCGCATCGAGCGCCCACAGACGGTGCTGGTTCGCCAGCGGCCCGCGCGCCGAGGCCGCCACGTGGACGTTGCCGTTCACGACTTCGACCTGGGCGTCGGCGACGTCGAAGCGCGGGAACTGCAGCTGTCGGCGCCAGAGCACGTCGCCGCGCTCGGACAGGCGGGTGAGCTCCAGGAGCTCTTTCTCACCGTTGCTCACATACCGCGCGTGGGCGACCTCAAGCGTATTGACTTCGCGCACCACAGCAGGCGCGCGCTCGCGCAGACGCGCATAGGTCGGGAAAGCGAAGCCGGTGGGATTCAGGCCGCCCAGCGCTGCGCCAGCGGCGGAGTCGAACACCTGCACATCGAGGCTGCTCGCGAAGGACACGCCGCGCGGCGCGCAGGGGATGTCCAGACAGGTGCTGGGGTCACGCTGCCAGACCGACTGCGGCGCACCGCTGGCCGCGGACACATGCCTGTCGAGGCCTAGCGGACCCGCAGCGAGCACCCCCAGGGGAAACCCTGCTCCGACCTGCACTGTGCCTTCCGTCAGATCGAAGGTGAGCACGGCGCCGCGGCCGGCGATCTGCGCGACCAGGACGCGGGCGCGCGGCCCCAGCACCTGCCATTCGCCGAGCCGGGCTGCAAACGCCGGGCTCGACAGTCGCCAGCGCTCGACGCCATCCGCGCTCATGCGCCGCACTTCGTCGGCACCCAGCGTACTCAGGAACGCATCGCCGTCGGTCAGCCAGCCGCGCACGTAGAACCGAACCGTTTGCGGAATCTCCGCGCGAAGGTTGCCGTCTGCGCGAACGACCCGCAGCCCACCTGCGCCATCCGTCAGCCAGGCATCGCCAGCGGGGGACAGCCCCAAACCCCTCTCACTTCCCAAGCTCAACCCGCTCCGCCACCGCTCATTGCCCCCCTGGCGAAGACGCGTGTCCGGCGCGGAGGCGGGTGCAGCCGCATCGAACGTGTTGATCAGAAAGCCCAGGCCGCGGCGGAAATCCCGCACGTCCAGGAAGCGCCCCTCGGGCGCGGCGATGACATCGAGAAGCTGGCCCGCGTCATCGAGCGCGCAGGCATAGGCAGGCCTGCCCAGCAGCGCATTGCGGCTGGCAAGGATCAGATCGCCGTCAGCATTCAGAAACAGGTGGTCGACCGCGACTGACTGCTCGTTGGGAGAGCAGGCCGCCGGCGGCTGCAGGGCATCGACCTGCCGGGCCGCGCCGTTGGCATCGAGGTAGAGCGCTTGCGTGCCGGCGAGCACCGCCAGCCCACCGTTCGGCGTCAGGCGCGTTTGCCCGAGCGCCACGGGCAGCGCAGGGCCGAGATCGCTCTGGGCGACGCCCAGGTTCCAGAAGCGCTTCCACAGCACCTGACCCGCTGTATCCAGGCGCAGGATCTGGAAGCCGCGCAGCCGCTGCCAGGACGGGTTCACCACGAAGCCCAGCTCAGCGCTGCTCTCGCCGCCGCCATTGACCGGCAGGATCAGGTAGGCGCCATCCTCACGCGTCACCACCGCACTCGGCGAAAAGCCGGGCTGTTCGTAGGACTGGGAAGCGGGAAAGCCGAACAGCGTCGCGCGTGCGCCATTCGACTGCGGCGTGGGATCCACGGACTCCCAGGCCATGCCCTGGGCTGCAACCTGGGGCATCGCCGCACTCAGCAGCAGCGACAGGCAGAACGCTCGCGAAAACGACATGGGTCTCCCAATTCGTTGGCTGCGCAGACGAACTGTCCGCGAAGCGCGGCACCTTAGCTGTTCGCGATGGCCTAGTGAAGCCCGCGGCGGCGCAGTCGACGCCAATCCGCCGTCGATGCCAAGGTGCGTTCAAGCCGCTCCTGCGCGACGTCTGCGCGGCTGCCGCATGAGCCAGAACGATTCGCTGTCTCAGGCCGAACCAGCGCGCCCGCGCGCGACGGTTTCGAGCGCTGAGCGATGGCCCTGCAGGAGGACCGAGCTGTTCCGCCTCGCTGCACCCCGGCGGCGCGCGCCTGTCAACCACGCGCCCGCCGATGGATCTATCGGAGGCTCGCCTGGACGGGCGTTCGACCTGCGACGACGAAGCGCGTGCAGGGTGGACCGGATGCCGGTTGCCCTAGAATCCCGCGCTGACTCCGCCCAACGCCTTTCCATGAACCTTCCGTGGCTCAGCCTGCTCATTCCCGTGTACAAGGTCGAACCCTGGTTGCCTGCGTGTCTCGCGTCGATACGCGCCCAGGCCGTCCCGAACATCGAAGTGCTGCTGCTCGATGATGCGTCTCCCGACGGTTCGGGAGCGCTGGCCAGGCAACTCACCGAAGACTGGCCGGAAGCGCGCGTGCTCGTCCATCCGCGCAATCGCGGCCTTTCTGCGGCGCGCAATTCGCTGCTGGCCGAGGCGCTCGGGGAGTACGTGTGGTTCCTCGACTCCGACGATGTGCTGCTGCCCGGGTCGATCCAGAGCCTGCGCGAGGCGATCGCCCAGGGCGCTCCGGATCTCGTGCTCTGCGACTTTCGCGTTGTGCGCGAGCGCATGCGCCTCAAGCACCGGCTGCGCGGAGAGCTGCATCGCCGCACCTTCGCGGGAGCTCCCCGGCAAACGCGCCCGGCGGGACCCGAGCTTGTGGCCGGTCTGCTGCAGGTCGGTCAGCTGCACAGCTGGAGCAAGATCGCGCGCCGCGAAGTCTGGCAGGCCGCACCGTTTCCTGAGGGCCGCTACTACGAAGACATGGCGGTCATTGCGGCGCTGATCGCAGGCAGCCGCAGCTTTCGCTATGTGCCCGAGACCTGGGTGGGCTATCGACAGCGTGAGGGCAGCATTCTGGCCAGCTCCAGCCCGGCCAAGCTGCGCGATCTTCTGCACAACGCCGGCACCCTGAGGGCCGAAGTGCACGCGCTGCCGCAGCTGTCCGATCCCGCGGCGCGCTTCGCGCTGGATCACTTCTGCCTGCGAACGGTGCTCACCGGCCTGCGTCTGGCGGCGCCTCTGCGCTCAGGCGCACCCGAGCTGGATGCGGAGATCCGCACGGCCGTCGCGCAGCTGTTGCCGGATGCCGGCGCGGCCGTGCTGCGCGGCTACCTCGGGCGCGGCTGGTGGTGGCGCTGGCTGCGCGCACGCGCGCGTCTTCGCCGGTGGGGTGTCGCCGCTGGCTGAGCAAGCAGTACGTCTCGCCAGCGTCTGCGCCAGCGCC
This region includes:
- a CDS encoding glycosyltransferase, with the protein product MNLPWLSLLIPVYKVEPWLPACLASIRAQAVPNIEVLLLDDASPDGSGALARQLTEDWPEARVLVHPRNRGLSAARNSLLAEALGEYVWFLDSDDVLLPGSIQSLREAIAQGAPDLVLCDFRVVRERMRLKHRLRGELHRRTFAGAPRQTRPAGPELVAGLLQVGQLHSWSKIARREVWQAAPFPEGRYYEDMAVIAALIAGSRSFRYVPETWVGYRQREGSILASSSPAKLRDLLHNAGTLRAEVHALPQLSDPAARFALDHFCLRTVLTGLRLAAPLRSGAPELDAEIRTAVAQLLPDAGAAVLRGYLGRGWWWRWLRARARLRRWGVAAG